A genomic region of Lates calcarifer isolate ASB-BC8 linkage group LG9, TLL_Latcal_v3, whole genome shotgun sequence contains the following coding sequences:
- the LOC108901128 gene encoding lys-63-specific deubiquitinase BRCC36, with protein MAVSAVHLESDAFLVCMNHALSTEKEEVMGLCIGEVEITRIVHIHSVIILRRSDKRKDRVEISPEQLSAASTEAERLADMTGRPMRVVGWYHSHPHITVWPSHVDVRTQAMYQMLDQCFVGLIFSCFIEDKNTKTGRVLYTCFQSVQAQKGSEYERVEIPIHVVPREAIGKVCLESAVELPRILCQEEQDTYRKIHSLAHLDPVTKIHNGSVFTKNLCSQMSAVSGPLLQWLEDRLEQNKQSIVELQQEKERLLQELAAL; from the coding sequence ATGGCGGTGAGCGCCGTTCACCTGGAGTCAGACGCCTTCCTGGTGTGCATGAATCACGCCCTGAgcacagagaaggaggaggtgatgggTTTGTGCATCGGAGAGGTGGAAATCACCCGGATCGTCCACATCCACTCCGTCATCATCCTCCGCCGCTCGGACAAGAGGAAGGACCGGGTGGAGATCTCCCCGGAGCAGCTGTCAGCGGCCTCCACGGAGGCGGAGAGGCTGGCGGACATGACGGGCAGGCCGATGCGGGTGGTGGGCTGGTACCACTCCCACCCGCACATCACCGTGTGGCCGTCCCACGTCGACGTGCGGACCCAGGCCATGTACCAGATGCTGGATCAGTGCTTCGTGGGCCTCATCTTTTCCTGCTTCATCGAGGATAAGAACACCAAGACGGGCCGGGTGCTGTACACCTGCTTCCAGTCCGTGCAGGCGCAGAAGGGCTCCGAGTACGAGCGGGTGGAGATCCCCATCCACGTCGTGCCCCGCGAAGCCATCGGCAAGGTGTGCCTGGAGTCGGCCGTGGAGCTGCCGCGGATCCTGTGCCAGGAGGAGCAGGACACGTACCGCAAGATCCACAGCCTGGCGCACCTGGACCCCGTCACCAAGATCCACAACGGCTCGGTGTTCACCAAGAACCTGTGCAGCCAGATGTCGGCGGTGAGCGGGCCGCTGCTGCAGTGGCTGGAGGACCGGCTGGAGCAGAACAAGCAGAGCATcgtggagctgcagcaggagaaggagaggctgctgcaggagctggCTGCTCTGTGA